CTTCGGCACCATCGCGACCCTGTCCTCCGGCGGCACGGCGATGGTGCTCAACGCGGCCGTCGGCCTGGAGGTCACCAGCGGGATCGTGGTCCTGCTGGCCCGGTTCCTGGATCAGGCGGTGGAGATCGAGGAGCCCGGGGAAGACGACGGGAGCCCGCGGGACACAGGAGACAGCGGGGGCAACGGAGACGACGAGAGGGAGCCAGCGTGACGGTCCTGCCGTATCTGGTCGCCGGATGGATCTTTCTGATCGGTGTGTACGGGCTGGTGACCAGCCGGGACCTCATCCATGCCGTGGGATGCCTGGCCGTCACCCAGTCCTCCACCTATGTGCTGCTGCTCGCCGTCGGCTACCGGAACGGCGGCACCGCACCGGTCTTCGCCGACGCGCCCACGGACAGCCGGGTGGTCGACCCGGTCGTCCAGGCGCTCACCCTCACCGACATCGTGGTCGGCGCGACCGTGACCGCGCTGCTGCTCGCGCTCGTCGTCCAGCTCCGCAAACGCCATGGCACGGTCGACCCGGACGCCCTGTCCGAGCTGAAGGGCTGACCGGGTGGACACCGCACGACTGCTGCCGCTGGTGGTGGCGGTGCCGCTGCTGGGCGCGGCGGTGCTGGTGGCCACCGGACGGCGGCTGCCCCGGCTCGTCTCCGACATCGTGGGCTGCGCCTTCGCCGCCGCCACCGCCGCCATGGCGCTCCTGGTGCTGTTCCGGGCCGGTCACCCCGGACCGGGGACCTATCCGGTGGAGTGGGTGGGCGGCTGGCGGCGGGTGGGCATCGTGCTGGTCGGCGATCCGCTGGGGGCCGGGCTCGCGGCGCTGGTCTCGCTGCTCGTCGTCGCCGTCCTGGTCTACTCCTGGCGCTACTTCGAGGAGCCCCCGCGCCGTCACACCGGCTCCTTCCCCGCGCTGGTCCTGGTGTTCCAGGCGGGCATGTGCGGTTTCGCGCTGACCGGGGACCTGTTCAACGCGTTCGTCTTCTTCGAGCTGATGGGCGCGGTCGCCTACGCGCTGACCGGCTTCCGCGTCGAGGAGCCCAAACCGCTCCAGGGCGCGCTGGCCTTCGGAGTGGTGAACTCCCTCGGCGCCTACGTCACCCTGCTGGGCATCACGCTGCTGTACGCGCGCACCGGGGAGCTGGGGTTCGCCCAGATCGGGCGGCGGCTGGACGCGGAGGGGCCGGACGGGCTGGTGCTCGCCGCGTTCGTCCTGGTGACCACCGGGCTGCTGGTGAAGGCGGCCGCCGTTCCGTTCCACTTCTGGCTGCCCGACGCACACGCGGTCGCGCCGACGCCGGTGTGCATGCTGCTGTCCGGGGTGATGGTGGAGCTCGGTGTCTACGGGGTCGCCCGGGTCTACTGGACGGTCTTCTCCGGGCCCGGCGGGCTCTCCCACCCCGACTTCACCCGCGCGCTGCTGGTGCTGGGCGTCCTCACGGCGCTGCTGGGCGCGGTGATGTGCTGGCAGCAGCGCCATCTCAAACGGCTGCTGGCGTTCTCGACCGTGGCCCACACCGGGCTGTTCCTGATCGGCGTGGCCGTGCTCACCCCCGAGGGGATGTCGGGCACGGCGCTGTACGTGCTGGGCCACGCGGGGGTGAAGGCGGCGCTCTTCGCCTGCGCCGGGGTGCTGCTGGACCGGTACGCGACCGTGGACGAGCACGAGCTGTTCGGCCGGGCGCGGGAGTTGCCCGCCGTCGGCGTGCTGTTCGCGCTGGGCGGGCTGGGCCTGTGCGGGCTGCCGCCGTTCGGCTCCGGGCTCGGCAAGGCCGCCGCCGAGGAGGCCGCGGGGCACACCGCCGGATGGCTGCCCGCGCTCTACGTCCTGGTGTCGGCGGTGACCGGGGGCGCGGTGCTGCGCGCCGGGCTGCGGATCTTCGCCGGAGTGGGCCGGCGGCCCCGGGACGAGGAGGAGGGCGGCCCGGAGACCACCGGCGAGGAGGAGCCCGAGACCGGCGGCCGTCTTGTGCGCATCCCGGTGCCACTGCTGGCGGTGCCCGCCGCGCTGCTGGCCGCGTCGCTGGCCCTCGGGGTGATCCCGGCCGTCGGGTCCGCGGTGGGCCGGGCCGGGGCGCTGTTCACCGACACCGGCGGCTACCGTCGGACGGTCCTCGACGGACACACCGCGGCCGCCCCGGCACATCTGCCACCGCACTGGCAGCTGACCGGGATCCTGCTCGGGCTGCTCTCCACGGCCCTCGCCATCACCCTGGCCACACTGGCGGTGCGACGGCCGGTCCACACCGGGACGGCCGCGCTGCTCGCGCCTGTACGACGACTA
This genomic interval from Streptomyces asiaticus contains the following:
- a CDS encoding sodium:proton antiporter — protein: MTVLPYLVAGWIFLIGVYGLVTSRDLIHAVGCLAVTQSSTYVLLLAVGYRNGGTAPVFADAPTDSRVVDPVVQALTLTDIVVGATVTALLLALVVQLRKRHGTVDPDALSELKG
- a CDS encoding complex I subunit 5 family protein translates to MDTARLLPLVVAVPLLGAAVLVATGRRLPRLVSDIVGCAFAAATAAMALLVLFRAGHPGPGTYPVEWVGGWRRVGIVLVGDPLGAGLAALVSLLVVAVLVYSWRYFEEPPRRHTGSFPALVLVFQAGMCGFALTGDLFNAFVFFELMGAVAYALTGFRVEEPKPLQGALAFGVVNSLGAYVTLLGITLLYARTGELGFAQIGRRLDAEGPDGLVLAAFVLVTTGLLVKAAAVPFHFWLPDAHAVAPTPVCMLLSGVMVELGVYGVARVYWTVFSGPGGLSHPDFTRALLVLGVLTALLGAVMCWQQRHLKRLLAFSTVAHTGLFLIGVAVLTPEGMSGTALYVLGHAGVKAALFACAGVLLDRYATVDEHELFGRARELPAVGVLFALGGLGLCGLPPFGSGLGKAAAEEAAGHTAGWLPALYVLVSAVTGGAVLRAGLRIFAGVGRRPRDEEEGGPETTGEEEPETGGRLVRIPVPLLAVPAALLAASLALGVIPAVGSAVGRAGALFTDTGGYRRTVLDGHTAAAPAHLPPHWQLTGILLGLLSTALAITLATLAVRRPVHTGTAALLAPVRRLQSGHIGDYVAWLIAGTALLTVLTVPGVR